Genomic window (Leptotrichia sp. oral taxon 212):
CCTGAATATGAAGTTTGACAGAATTTTACTTGATGTTCCATGTAGTGGACTTGGAGTTTTACGTAAAAAGCCTGAAAAAATATATAATCTGACATCTGATGATATTAAAAATCTAAAAAAATTACAGAAAAAAATATTTGACAGTGCTTATTCATGTTTAAATGATGACGGAATAATTTTATACAGCACATGCACTTTTACTGAAAATGAGAATACAAATAATCTAAAGTATTTTTTAGAAAAATATGATGATCTGAAAGTGGTAGAAATAGAAGTACCAGAAAATGTAATTATCAGCAAAGATGAATTTGGTGGAACATATATAAGCTATAAAAATCAATATTTAGATGGTTTTTATATAGCTAAACTGAAAAAAGCAAAGAAATAACTTTTAGAAAGGATATCCGATATGCAATTCAATCTGAACAGCGATGTCAGCTTTATACTGGAACAACTGAATAAAAATGGAAGTGGATTTCTTGTCGGTGGAGCTGTCAGAGATTTAATAATGGGACGTGTCCCAGGAGATTATGACTTTGCAACAGATATCGAATATGCCAGACTAAAGGAGATATTTGCAGATTATAGTCCAAAAGAAGTAGGAGCACATTTTGGAATACTCATAATAAAAGTAAATGGAAAAAGTTATGAGATTGCCAAGTTTAGAAAAGAAAAGGGAATATATAACAGCAGATATCCAAAAGAAATTAAATTTATAAATAGTATAGATGAAGATCTGGCAAGACGTGATTTTACAATAAATGCACTCGCATATAATGAGAAAACCGGAGTGATAGACTTATACAGGGGAAAAAAGGATATAAAATATAGAACAATAAGATTTGTAGGAAACCCAAAACTCCGTATTGAAGAAGATGCATTAAGAATAATGCGCGCATTCAGATTTATTTCAAAACTTGGTTTCAGCCTGGATAAAAAAACTGCAGAAGCCATTTATGAGAAGAGAAGATTTTTGAGTAAAATTTCGAAGGAAAGAATTTTTGATGAACTTAGTAAAATTCTTTTAGGCTCTTATGTGAAAAAAGCGCTATATGAAATGAAAAATCTTGGAATATTTGAATTTATAATACCTGAATTTAAGTATACATATAAATTTAAGCTCGGTGATTTTAAGAATAAAAATAATCTTTTTAATCATATTGTAAACACAGTAGATTTTTGTAAAAGAGATTTAATTACCAGACTGACTGCATTATTTCATGATCTTGGGAAAATAAATACACGGATTATAGATGCGAAAGGAAATTCCTTCTATTATGGACATGAAAAGGAGAGTGCGCTCATTGCCGAAGAAAAGCTTCGTCAGCTGAAAGCCTCAAAGGATATAATTTTTTCAGTAAAAAATATCATACTTAATCATATGACAGTAGAACAGGATTTATCAGTGAAGGAATTAAAAAAACTTATTATGGGGCTCGGTAAGGAAAATCTATCCAGACTTTTTGATCTGATGTTAGCAAATATGAATTCAAAAACTGATTTAGACAAGGAAAAAGAAAAGATTTTAATTTACAGGTTAAAAGACAGGATAGAAGAAATAGAAAAAATGGGAAAAATTCCTGATATAAGAGATATTGCAATATCAGGAGTAGATTTGATAAATTCAGGATTTGAAGCAAAGGAAATAGGTAAAATAAAGAATGAAGTATATAACCTGGTTTTGGGTGAAGAACTTGAAAATGAAAAGGAAACTGTAATCAGCTATTTATCTGAAAAATATAATTTAGGTACATTTAAGCGGGAAAAATCATGTGGAGCAGTTGTCTATAATCCAAAAAAACATTCATTTTTAATTATAAAGATGCTGAATGGAAACTGGGGCTTTCCTAAAGGACATACTGAAGATCAGGAAACAGATATTCAGACTGCCATAAGGGAAGTGATGGAAGAAACAGGAATAAATATAGAAATATTAGACGGATTTAAAAAATCCATCAAATATATCCCATTTCCTGAAGTCTTAAAGGAAGTTATATTTTTCATCGGAATAACGGAGGAAGAAAAGGTTACAATTGATAAGGATGAAATAGAAGATTATATGTGGTGCAGTTATGAAGAAGCCTTAAAAATGATAACTTATAAACCTCAGAGAGATGTTATGGAAAGTTCATTGCAATTTATAAAAAACTATTATGGAGATGATAAAAATGATATACCTGGATAAAGCTGCTACTTCTTATCATAAGCCTGAAGAAGTGGCAAAGGCAGTATACGAGGCTGTAAAAGCTACTGGAAATAGTGGAAGAGGAGCAAATTCTGTTTCACTGAACACTACTAAGATGCTCTATGATACAAGAGAAAAACTTTGCAAGCTTTTTAACGGAAAGGATTCATCACGAATAACTTTTGCTCATAACGCAACAGAAGCTCTAAATATTGTCATTAGGGGACTGTTTAAGGAAGGAGATCATGTTATTACTACAGAAGCTGAACATAATTCAGTTCTGAGACCTCTTTATCGTAGCAGAAGGGAAGAAAATACAGAACTCACCTTTATAAAATGTGATAAAAAAGGGAGGCTTGAGATTTCAGAAATTGAAAAAAATATACAGAAAAATACTAAAGCCATAATATGTACTCATGCATCGAATCTCACTGGAAATATAATGGATATAGAAAAAATAGGAAAAATATGCAGGGAAAATAATCTGATTTTTATAGTTGATGCATCTCAAAGTGCAGGAAGCATACCTATAGATATTGAAAGACAGAATATTGATGTACTGTGTTTTACTGGACATAAAAGTCTGTATGGTGCTCAGGGGACTGGAGGATTATATGTCAGAGAAGGTATCTTAATAGATCCTCTAAAAGTTGGTGGAAGCGGAATAGATACATATAATATTGAACATCCTGCTGAAATGCCTGAAAGACTTGAGGCCGGAACTCTTAACAGTCATGGAATTGCAGGACTTAGAGCTGGAATAGATTTTATAAACAGAACAGGGCTTGAAAAAATTCACAGCAGGGAAAAAGAACTTATGTGGAGATTTTATAATGGTATAAAGGATATAAAAAATATAAAAATTTATGGAGAGTTTTTTGATGCTGATGGCAGGGAAATAGATAGAATTGCCATTGTTTCAATCAATTTAGGCGATATTGACTCTGCGGAAATATGTGATATACTTAATATAGAATATGATATTGTAACAAGGGCAGGAGGGCACTGTGCTCCTTTGATGCATAAAGCTCTGGAAACTGATATACAGGGGGCTGTAAGATTCAGTTTTTCCTATTTCAATACAGAAGAAGAAATAGATGTGGCGATTAATGCAATTAAAGAAATAGCAGAATCCTTTTAAGTATTTTAGTCCTTGTGAAAATAATATTATATAAAATACTGGAATAAGGGAGAGATTTAAATGGAATTAAGTAATTCAAAAAAAGGTCTATTTGTTTTCGGTTTACTAGCAGGACTAGTTGCAGTTGTATTGGCAATGTCTGGAAATCCTAAGAATATGGCAATATGTGTTGCATGTTTTATAAGAGATATGGCAGGTTCAATGAAGTTTCACACAGCTGCAGTAGTCCAGTATTTCAGGCCGGAAATAGTAGGATTTGTTTTGGGGTCCTTTATTATTTCTAACTTTACAAAAGAATATAAGGCAACGGGAGGTTCATCACCTGTAATAAGATTTTTCGCAGGTGTGGCAATGATGATAGGGGCGCTTGTATTTTTAGGATGTCCTTTAAGAATGATTATACGTATGTCAGCAGGAGATCTTAGTGCATATATTGGATTTATAGGACTTCTGGCCGGTATAGCAACTGGAACTTTCTTCTTGAAGAGAGGATATTCCTTAGAGAAAAAAGTTGAAATAAGAAAAGAAAATGGATATATATTTCCTGCAGTATTAGTTTTACTGTTAATATTAAGTGCAACTACAGGTCTTTTTGCTGTAAGTCAGAAAGGTCCTGGAAGTATGCATGCACCTTTACTTGTTTCTTTAGCAGGTGGTATCATATTTGGTATTATTGCACAAAGAGCAAGAATATGTTTTGCAGGAAGCTTCAGAGATATACTTCTTATGAAAAATTTTGAATTGGCAACTCCAATTTTTGGAATGTTTATTGTATTGTTAATTTTTAATATAGCAACAGGAAACTTCAAATTTGTTGCTTATGGTCCAGTAGCTCACCCTCAAGTAATCTGGAACATTTTAGGTCTGTATATAGTTGGACTTGCTGGAATACTTATGGGAGGATGTCCGTTAAGACAGCTAATTCTTGCAGGACAAGGTTCATCTGACTCTGTAATAGCTGTTCTTGGAATGTTCGTAGGTGCAGGTATAGCACATAACTTCAATCTGGCAGGAGCGGCAGCTGCAAAGGCGACTGCAACAACTCCGGCAGCAGCAGGAGGACCTGGAATAAATGGTCAAATTGCAATTGTAGTATGTATAATATATTTACTGATAGTAGGATTTATAGGAAGTAAGAAGGATAATAAATAATGAGGAAAAAAAAATTAAAGGCGGTAGTAACTTTTCATACTACCGCTGAAAGTATAAAATTTGAAAAGGCATGCAAGAGGGAAAACGTGAAAGGACGTTTAATAACAGTTCCAAGGGAAATTTCTGCGGGATGTGGATTTGCGTGGTGCTCTGACTTAAAACTGAAAGAAAAATTAAAAGAAGTATGTGGGATGGAAAATATCGACAGTGAAATCCATGAAATATATAGATAAATAAAACTATATTTAATCATTTATTAGAATTTTACTTATATAAAACAGTTATTCATTAAGAAAAAATCAAAAACTCGCCTAAAGGCTCAAACAATGATTTTTTCTAAATTCATTTCCTGTTTTAAATTGTAAAATTTTAAATAATTTTTAAATATAGTTTTTTATATAGTGAAGCCGCTTTAAAGTTAAACTGAGAAATTTCATTTATATGGAATAATCAGTTTGACATTAAAGAAGTTTCACTATACATTTTCCTATAAACAAAGGAAAAACAAATGGAATATATTCTGAAAAAAGATTATAATTAGATTAAAATAGAGAAATCTAGAAAATTGTTTATAAAAAGGGAGATGGTATTGATGTTTATTTTACGAATGTTACTGGAAATAGTAATAATGTTTATTTTATGTGTTATTGCAGGTTTGATTGTGATGAAGATGATTTTTAAGAGAAAAGGTAAAAAGAAGTTATCGATAAAAAAAGTTAAAACCGTTGTATTTGATGTGAAGAAAGTGAAGGAAGACATTGCAATACCGGCAGTAAAAGGGAAGGATGAGCCGGCTTATTATGAGATATTGCAGGGATTACATGATATTGCTGATGATAAAAATATAAAAAAAGTGATAATTGATGTAGATAAACTGAATTTGACGCTTGCACAGATGGAGGAAATTTCAAAAATTTTTGATAAAATTAGAAAAAATAAGGAAGTCGTGGCAATAGGAACGCTTTTTGATGAAAATAAATATAGACAGGCATTGCTTGCAGATAAGATTTATATGTTTGATACAAGACAGTCGAGTATTATTTTTAGAGGGTATTTGCATAAAGAACTCTATTTAAAGTCATTTCTGGAAAAATTTGGAGTAAGGATGAATGTGCTTCATATCGGGAATTATAAGGTTGCCGGAGAAAAGTACAGTCATAATGAAATGTCTGAAGAAAAGAAGGAGTCCATAAAGAATATAAAGGATAAAGTCTTTGAAAGCTTTGTGAAACTGGTAAAAGATAAAAGGGGAACTGATATTGAGGAAGAAATACTGAATGGAAATCTTATTTTTACAGGAGAAGAAAAGGCACTGGAATATAAATTGATTGACGGTGCTGCAGATTATGATGAAATAGGGATAAATTATAAGGAAGATACTGTTTCGATTGAGGATTACATTTCAATGTCAAAAGAGAAAAAAGAGAAGGTAAAGGATACAATCGCAGTAATAAATCTTGAAGGTGTCATAGATGTAAGAAATCCCAAGAAAAACATTACTTATGAAAATGTATGT
Coding sequences:
- a CDS encoding NUDIX domain-containing protein; this translates as MQFNLNSDVSFILEQLNKNGSGFLVGGAVRDLIMGRVPGDYDFATDIEYARLKEIFADYSPKEVGAHFGILIIKVNGKSYEIAKFRKEKGIYNSRYPKEIKFINSIDEDLARRDFTINALAYNEKTGVIDLYRGKKDIKYRTIRFVGNPKLRIEEDALRIMRAFRFISKLGFSLDKKTAEAIYEKRRFLSKISKERIFDELSKILLGSYVKKALYEMKNLGIFEFIIPEFKYTYKFKLGDFKNKNNLFNHIVNTVDFCKRDLITRLTALFHDLGKINTRIIDAKGNSFYYGHEKESALIAEEKLRQLKASKDIIFSVKNIILNHMTVEQDLSVKELKKLIMGLGKENLSRLFDLMLANMNSKTDLDKEKEKILIYRLKDRIEEIEKMGKIPDIRDIAISGVDLINSGFEAKEIGKIKNEVYNLVLGEELENEKETVISYLSEKYNLGTFKREKSCGAVVYNPKKHSFLIIKMLNGNWGFPKGHTEDQETDIQTAIREVMEETGINIEILDGFKKSIKYIPFPEVLKEVIFFIGITEEEKVTIDKDEIEDYMWCSYEEALKMITYKPQRDVMESSLQFIKNYYGDDKNDIPG
- a CDS encoding aminotransferase class V-fold PLP-dependent enzyme — protein: MIYLDKAATSYHKPEEVAKAVYEAVKATGNSGRGANSVSLNTTKMLYDTREKLCKLFNGKDSSRITFAHNATEALNIVIRGLFKEGDHVITTEAEHNSVLRPLYRSRREENTELTFIKCDKKGRLEISEIEKNIQKNTKAIICTHASNLTGNIMDIEKIGKICRENNLIFIVDASQSAGSIPIDIERQNIDVLCFTGHKSLYGAQGTGGLYVREGILIDPLKVGGSGIDTYNIEHPAEMPERLEAGTLNSHGIAGLRAGIDFINRTGLEKIHSREKELMWRFYNGIKDIKNIKIYGEFFDADGREIDRIAIVSINLGDIDSAEICDILNIEYDIVTRAGGHCAPLMHKALETDIQGAVRFSFSYFNTEEEIDVAINAIKEIAESF
- the yedE gene encoding YedE family putative selenium transporter; translated protein: MELSNSKKGLFVFGLLAGLVAVVLAMSGNPKNMAICVACFIRDMAGSMKFHTAAVVQYFRPEIVGFVLGSFIISNFTKEYKATGGSSPVIRFFAGVAMMIGALVFLGCPLRMIIRMSAGDLSAYIGFIGLLAGIATGTFFLKRGYSLEKKVEIRKENGYIFPAVLVLLLILSATTGLFAVSQKGPGSMHAPLLVSLAGGIIFGIIAQRARICFAGSFRDILLMKNFELATPIFGMFIVLLIFNIATGNFKFVAYGPVAHPQVIWNILGLYIVGLAGILMGGCPLRQLILAGQGSSDSVIAVLGMFVGAGIAHNFNLAGAAAAKATATTPAAAGGPGINGQIAIVVCIIYLLIVGFIGSKKDNK
- a CDS encoding DUF3343 domain-containing protein gives rise to the protein MRKKKLKAVVTFHTTAESIKFEKACKRENVKGRLITVPREISAGCGFAWCSDLKLKEKLKEVCGMENIDSEIHEIYR
- the sppA gene encoding signal peptide peptidase SppA — translated: MFILRMLLEIVIMFILCVIAGLIVMKMIFKRKGKKKLSIKKVKTVVFDVKKVKEDIAIPAVKGKDEPAYYEILQGLHDIADDKNIKKVIIDVDKLNLTLAQMEEISKIFDKIRKNKEVVAIGTLFDENKYRQALLADKIYMFDTRQSSIIFRGYLHKELYLKSFLEKFGVRMNVLHIGNYKVAGEKYSHNEMSEEKKESIKNIKDKVFESFVKLVKDKRGTDIEEEILNGNLIFTGEEKALEYKLIDGAADYDEIGINYKEDTVSIEDYISMSKEKKEKVKDTIAVINLEGVIDVRNPKKNITYENVCDKLEILEKIKNLKGLVLRINSPGGSALVSEKIYKKLKKLTVPIYVSMGNLCASGGYYIATTGQKLFANNLTLTGSIGVVMMYPEVVETLKKLDVNLEGFEKGTGFDMLNPFEKLGEDSKEKIINNMSEVYTEFKEHVMKARGMNDDELEKIAQGRVWLGSEAKNINLVDEIGSLEECIKSMADDLKLDKYKVRIIELTQTIKETLTDIKLPFVSEEVKEKIEFLQGNMNQVLYYENDFEL